The genomic interval GGTGGGTGGCggtctccttggcctttACAACAGTTCGTTTACATACGGTTCAGGTACGCTCGAAGTCAAAATCCTGACGGAAGATTCCATCATGAACAAGACCGCCAGCAACAAGGGCTTATGCAGGGGTGGGCTTAGAGTTCCATCGATATACCTACGAGACACAAAAAGCATCAGCAACAAACGCCTCTACCCCTGGAGTGTTGCTGGTTGCCTTCTCGTCGTGACGGAAGTCTGCCCGATTTTCCTTCTGGCacttggttgttgtttgatCCCTGCGGCGTTGTATGCGATAACAGGATCAAATTGCCGTATAAGGATCTGAATAGGTGACCGGCACAGTTCGCGGTCATCTTATGCCCTTTTTGGTAGCCAAAGACTACACGGATGTTGCTCCTGAGAGGAGAGTGGTGTGGTTGCATTAGAGTCTGGTAGCTAGAAGCTCAATGAGACCAAAAATCGTAAAAGGATTCATACAGAGAACCTGCCTGACCTGAGATTCCACCGCCAATTCGGTTCCACAGTAAGATACAATGTCTCCATTAAAGCTGTAGCAGGTAGATGGACGTTCTGTAAAGATATTTGATGATGTCACCTTCTATGCTCGGATGGCTGTGGGGGCGGCCAGCTGCTGACGAGTGCCCACACCTGCCAGATGTTTGGAACCCCCTTTCATGGGTAAACAATGCCCCCTATTCGTCGTTTGACGACACTACAGAGTCATCGCAATTCCCGATatctctcctccacccgcaGCGACCTTATTTCTGTGTTTGGCAAcatgggatggtgttgtgcCCCGAGGCCAGCCTGAGATTGGTAGGTGTCATGAGCTTTTGGaaaccacccctctcccactcacCAGCTCGGTGTGTGATGGGGGACAAAAACTCCGATCCCAGCAACCGCCATCACCCTCTACACCAATGAAACCGTCGCGATCAAAAATCATCAGCAGCTTCAGAGGAAGCCAAGTTTTGGGCACAGAAGCCTGCACATGAGAGGTACCTTAAGGGGTAGTAACGAGGGGCATCACACCGTGACCAATGTCAATTGCTAAAGGTACGGTTACGGGTGCCGGTACCGTCCACACtggcgatgatggttggGGGACTCCAACTAGAACAAAGCTTGATTTCTCGATCAAGGGGTTCGTGATCTCCTGTCTCTTCAAGGTAGCAAATCGATAGTCGATATCTCTGTTGAGAGCCGACAAATTTCGCGCAAAAATGAGAAGATTGGGCCATGGTTGTGTACAAAGTACAAGACCTCGCCTGTGGTCAATTGTGGCGGGGGTTTTACCTGATTAGAAAGCCAATGGTGCCTTGGCAGCGGGTCCCCCCGCCGTTCTGTTTTCCTTCCACAACCAGAGAGgaagggtggggaggggttcAAGAGCCACAGAGCGTGCCAAGGGGCTTTTTGTCATGGGTTCATTTTCAGTGCCGTCCAAAAGGACGCTTCTGTATCTCTCGAAGGTCCAGATAAGGTTAAGGCTTCGCCAAGGAGACCAACCTTGATCGGCCTGACAAGTTTAGGGCACCTCTCAAGCGAGCAAACATCCTTCGCGCTATTTCCACCATCCTTCCCGTCTGACTGGTGCTCTTTTGCGCCGAAGAAATGATGGCTTTACGGGATAGACGTTAGCCTGAGGCCGCTTCAGGGGACGGATGTTTAGAAGTCATGGATCTCCAAGTTCGCGCCTCGGAGCTTTTCTCGCTATCCCATGGCCAACACAGACATGTTCGGCACGCCGAGCACTATGAGCCGAGAGAGCGGGCCAGAGAACGGCGACCTTGAAGTTTTTATTCTGCTGCCTGTCTGTATTTCCCCTCTTTTGTCCTGTGGGCTCTCAAGCGGTATGCTAGTGGACGGGTAGTCTACAGCGGGTAAAAGCCCAGTCCCCACATTTCACACCATATCGGCACAACGTGGGCCATGTCTCCTCTCTAGACGCAGGCGGTcaagcaaagcaaaaggGCAGCATATCGTCGAGCAAAAGTGACGTGACCGGGCACAAAAAGTGTAGCCTAGATGCTAATGCAGACTGAGCATGGGCGCAGGATGCGCTGGAACTCTGGAACGGTGTTTTGGGCCCCGTCATGTACCAGGGgcaggggtttgggggtgtggTCTTGGTATCCCAGCTCAGCCCTACCACGGGCCGTTTCGATCTACAGCACCTTGGCCGGCCctgctccctccctcccggcGCCTTGGTTGTCCATCATTTGACGTGATATATGTATATAGAGGAGGGGGAACTGGACTGTGTCATCATGACATTCAACATTCTGACATCAGCATCTATTTGACCACCTATCTAACTGACTCCAAGCCAAATCGCGCCACaaacatacacacacacacacacacacacttaCACGCTCACTGTGGAGACTGTTGTTGGACCCATCTCACCTGTGCCCCCCATTGTCGCCTTATCCCCTTTCTGAGTCCTCTTCCGCAGCCACTTACTGAAAAAACAGGTTCCTGCAAAGAAAGCACTTGAAGAATACCAGTCACACagtcttttctctcttctcgcCTTCCATCACCCAACATCACACACCATGATGCGTGCAAAGGCCATCCAGACAACCAAGTGGGGGACGGCATGTGCTCAGTGTGCTTCAGCGAAGGCAAAGTGCTCTGGACGGTCAGCAAGTGGTGGAAAATGCGATAGGTTCGTCTTCAGCCCATGCCAAGTGCAGTTGTAACACGACCTTATTTACAAGCTTACTTGGTTACTAACTCGTATTCTCGGACTACATGTACAGATGCGAGCGCCTGCTGAAGCAATGTACCGATCAAGTCCATCGTCCTCGCAAGACTCGTCAGCCTCGACAGTAAGCCCCGACCACTTGCCTGGTAGCCTCAGAGagccttcttttttttttgacatTTCATACCTTATCTAGACCGACTGCAGGTTTAGGAGAGCCCAGCTTCGACTCTCTTGTCTCTACGCCAGAAAAccctccatcaccgtccGCAGTCGATCTGGGAGCAGACTTTGCTTCATGTTCGTCATCATCAGTCCGGAGTCACACTTCAACAGCCACACCCATGGGCTCTCTGGATGTCAGACCGTCCTTGATACGAACCTCGTCAATGCAAAGCCAGCAATCAGTTCAGCACGAATCATACTTTTTTACAGCCAGTCCACCTCACTGCTTGAATCAACAACACCTGAACCCGCTGTTCATTGAAGGGCGAGAGGATCTTGATGACCTGCTATTGAACCGATACCGAACCTGCTTGATGCCGGCACACCCGTTCGTTTTGATTCCCGACCATGTCTCAGCCTCGATGCTGGTAACTCATCGACCCTTTTTGATGCTTGCCATTCGAGTGGTGGCCGGGTTTGAGGGACTGCATTCGGTACAAGGCCAGATGCAGCATATTATGGACCATGTGGCCGACCGCATGTTTCGACAAGCCGAAAGGTCCATTGATCTTCTGATGggcattgttgttgtgttggggTGGTATCACTACCATTGCATGCGACACAGCCAGCTAAACAATCTGCTATGTTTAGCCGAGAGCCTGGTCAGCGATCTTGGCATCAACAAGAGGCCCCAGGTACAAAACGAGGGGAGAATGGCAGATGAGAAGAGGCTGCTTTTGGGGGTATGGTATCTGAGAAGCTCGTAAGTGTGGCACACTCCTCCAACTAGGAAAATCAACTGACCATCCACCTGTCAGAGCGGCAATGTATCTCCAGCAACTAACCTCAATGCCCTTCACCTCTTACATGCGCCAGTGCCTGGTGGAGttggatgaagaagaagaccacgACCTGGACGAGATTCTGGTGTACTGCATCAAACTGCAGTATCTGACCGAGCGGGTGGCAGTTCTCAAGACTCCCCAACCAGACCTCCCCGAGCAACAGAACCGAGAAAGGGGCACCGCAATTGCGTCGTCACAGGAATATCTGGACAAGTTGATGAGAGAAATGCCCTCGGAGCTTAAAACAAACTGTAAGAAGGTCTATTCTGGAAGAATCTGACAACGAGACTGACTTGTCATTGGAAGCCGTATTGACAACCCACATCAACACGGTTATTCTTCGTCTATACGAGCCACGGCCATGCACCGGCCCTCTACGGATTTCATCGCCGAAACCACGCCGCTCGCGGTCTCCTACTGACCGAAACACCGGGGGCCTAAGCCTTGCATCAACAATTCACAGTTCAGACATCAACACACAGATTAGAGCCTGgtttgaggggtgggtgcAAGGCATCCCGGCCCAGGCTTACCGCACACTACCTTCGAATTTGGTTTTTCAGCTGCTCTATGCAGTGGGGTCGTTGCTACGGTCCCATGGCGCCGcttcccaaccacctccaagCTCGTCAACCAGAGGCGACGCAGAGGTCATTGTGATTTTGGACCGCCTAGTAGCGCTGTGCTTCGCCAACTTCATTGGGGGTCAACCGCAGCCGGACATGACACACTTTTGGGAAGCGTTGGGTGAGCGACACGAGAGAGTGtgctccccttccccatcagTCTCTGAGCATGGAGATGATTCCAACGTACCATTGACAGCCACACCTGCTACCTGGGAACAACAATATCGCCATGGCAGCAACGTCTTTACGCCGCCATCTAGGGTTGGATCGGCAGCACCAGACCCCAAGCTGGAGGCAGTCGATGTCGACCAATATCAAGTGGCATCACTCCCCATGATGACCAGCAACCAACTCCATCCACAGAGTCAATGGGACTCACAGACAACCCAAACAGGGTGGGATCACCATACAGCGACGCCACAAGGCCAGATGTTGATGGTTCCCGGAGCCGAAGGAGTGGTAAATCCACAACTTTGGGGGCAGGATCAAGGAACGGGCGCATATCACCATTCCGAAGGGGGTTACTTTATGGGTTGATTAGGCACCTACCCAAGTACGTGAGTTCACATCCGGCGTTGGAGCATGATTTGATAGGGGATGCATGGAGATACCACCAGGAGTTTGGATCAAGGTTGGCTTAATGGGTAATGGAGTCGAGGTGTCTGGTCACGTGCAAATCCATTCTAAAGTATATAGATGACTTGATGATAGTTGTGAATATTTACCTACCTATATAGCTGGCCTACAACATCAACTGGTAGATACTCAAAAAAAGAACTTTTCCACAAGGACTTTAGCAGAAACAGATCTCAGGACAATCACGACCACCTGAGGCGGGGTCAACCCGCTCTACCCCCGAACCCCCTGAGGTGACAACCAACTCCATATTTCGGCCCACAATACCTAGGTTCTTCTGACTTGACTACCTTACCAAGCTACATCGCCAATCTCATTGATGTCACATGTAACGATCCATCACTGCATGTTTGCCGGTTTCTCACCCAGTCAGAACTCTTCGATTGGCCAAGCAACACTGTGCCGTTCCAGCATCAGCTTTACAAGGGGTCAACGAGACCAGATGGAAGCCGAGCCGCCGTCCGGGAATTCCAGTAAAAGTCGGGATGGTTTGGCGCTAATGGCATGACCGCCTGCAGCCCTACGGCGTTGGGCCACGTTTTGTGCAGGAAAGGCGTCCAATGAAGAGATCACGGGAgccctcccgcctcctccatgttTCTTTGAGGCATGGTTTCCAACCCCAAGCTTATCTGCAGATGTAGACCAAATCAGAGGCCGGCATGACGGAAGAAGCGAAGAGGCGAAGGAGCGCACATGCATGCATCATTTTGCCAGCAGCAGTGCTTCTAACGAAGCAGATCTTACATCAGCACTGTCTCCTGCACGTGCGTATGCGATCCAGTCAATGCGTTTTAAACCGCAAGGAGGTCGCCGATATTTACAACATCATCGCCGAGGTCCTTTCGTGCCGTCCGCTCACGCAACAATGCTACATCTGCGGGCCGTCAAACTCAgttcaacacctcctcaccctcctcgcgCGGCCTCTTCCAGAGCATCGCGTAATGCGCCACGTCACCCAGGGCGATCTCTTCCCCGACTTGCTCAAACCCGAGCAGTGAGTAGAGATACTTGCCCTCGGGGGTAGCAATCAGGAAGGCGTCTCGCTTCTCCCTGGCGGCCTGCTCCAGGCCATGCTTCACCAGCATCTTGCCAATTCCTCTGCGCTTTTGAGTGGGATCCACGCCGAGAATCATCAAGTCTGTGTCAATGTCAGTTGTGTTGTAAGTGAGGAGATTCAAAGATAGGTAACTTACACCACATCTGGCTGTGCCCTTCTTTCCCCAGTGTTTGCTcagtcaccacctccatgAGCCCGAAGATTTCTTTCAGAGCATCCTGGTCCAGCGAAGGCGGTAGCACGTCAACCTCTGTTTCGCTTGCAGTCTGGGGTTTGGCTGTCGGTGGGAGGGAGTCTGGGGTCTCCCACTGGGCATATCCCACAATCTGCTCACTGCCATCTTCCAGCTTGTCGACAACAACATAGGTtttcttgccgtccttgaTCCGCCTGGTGTTGCGGGCAGCCCTCCACTCGGCCTCCTCCGTTGCAGCATCGGTGCGGGCGAGGTGGTGCAAGTGCGCCGGGAATAAAATCCGGGAGAGGGTGGGCCCGAACGAGTCGCGGCCGATGACGCCGATGCGCGGGGAATCGGCGACGGTGGCTTCACGGAGGGCCAGCATATTGTTTGTTATGACTGAAGTGGATATGAAGTCCtatgagatggagatgtgAAAGGGGACAATGACTCATATACTACAACCGGCATCGTCCAGGTTTTGTGAGCAAAATTTGGATTTGTCACTTGCCGACGACAACCGGCCCGAGTCAGCGTCACTGTGGAGTCACCGAGCTTCCGAACTCGACAAGGTGACCCCGGCCGGGTCTCTAAATGCGAGCCGGGGGGCTACCGTGAATCTAGGGATTACGATCATGCCAGAATAGGAAGCTTGTATTCGCTGTCTTAGAGAATAGGATGACGTATCACCACCTTTTCGCAGCTGATCCTGCCCTCCGCTGACGAGTTGATTGCGACGACAGCGTCCTCCTTTGACCGCACCACTCTTGTCGGCATCGGCTTCCAGGCCGCGGCGTGATTCTCCAGAAACCCTCTCATAACTTTGTCCTGCCGGCTCCATGTCCACTCTGGAGATTGTTTTGGCAAGGCACCCCATTTGCGCGAAAAGATGGCAAACTCCTAATTCGAATCCCACTCTCTGGGGACTGGGCGAGCGCGCGCCAAAGCATCTCGCTCTTGATCACCAGAGAGACATTGCTTTCCCCAGTAGCAACTGCTATTCTCGTACGTTGACCCCGCATCTTCCAACCCAGCACCAACGGCATCAAACACCGCTGTCAGCGTTACATCGAGGCTCTGGAGCGTCCGTTTGATCTCCTTGGTGGTTTCCTCTGGGTGCGTATAGTCAAATACATGCGTTGCCCCGATGCCCCCAAGCAGGTCATGATTCTTGGTCGAGGCCACAACAAAGATGAACTCGTCGCCTACCTCTCTGGCCACTTGAATGGCTGCCCACCCAACCGCGCTAGCACCGCCCCAGATGAGGACTCCTTTTCGTTGAGAATGGGTTCCTGAGGGCAGTTGTTCAATTCCAGCACTtgcaaaaccaacccccgaaAATATTGATAAATgcatcagcagcagtcaACAGAGAAGTAGGGaggcctgctgctgcttccgCACTGAGGCCTTCAGGCTGCGTCCAAATTAGATCCGACCGGGCAAGAATGTAGGGTTGATGAGCCCCAGCATGAAGCGGGCGGTGTGGGCCTGGCCAGGTCAACCCCAAGACAGGAGTGTTGGTTGTAAGATTAATGCCAGCATAGTCAAAGCCGGTGATGGAAAGAGTGAAAGCCGAGATTGAAGTGCTTTTTGTCCGCAGGTTGGATAGCGGAGTGAGTGACTTTGATAGGGACATGACTCTGGGGGGCTAAAGGGAGAGAGGCCGCGATGGGGGTTATCTCGCCAtcagaagagaaaaagagggcGGTGGGATGTGTTATAGCTTCAGTcattttttggggggaaagTTTGACAAAATGGACGGCATGGCCTCGTAGAGATTGGTGGCAAGGACTGGGTCATCTCTTAACGTTTTATCGTCGACAACTCTCAGTCTGGTGTGCTTGATCAGATCAAAGGAGGTATCCCCGGACTTCGGCGGAGGGTTTGCCTGTGATGATTAGAAATCTTGCTGTGATTTTTGATCTTTTCAATTTGTAATGGTCGCACCAGACTATGGCGTCATTACGAACTGTCAGCAGGTGATCTTGGGTTTTACCCAAACCCTTTTCCCAATTGATTAGGGGTAAAGGAGGTGAAAGGAGACATTGGCAATGATGGAGTACGTCTCTTTTCTACCTTGTACACTGCTTTTATTTGTTGGCTGTGATGGGAAACTTCGATATTGGTTTCACAAAATGCATTGTTTACTGAGATGCCTTGGGACGTATCGAAGCATATGAATTGCGGGAATCCTAAACTCTGGAATGTAACCTGCCCTACAGTCCAGAAAAAGTCAAACGAAATACCTAGCCAAAAGAGTGACAAGAAGCTCCAAAGATACCCAGCCAACAATCTTTTTACCCTTTAAGTTCCCCACGAACCCCATCGTTTGCCCAGAAAATTTCTCTCATACCCTCTCAGAAGCAGTTGTTCTTGACAGTACTGATACCCAACAGCTCGGCACTCAAGTTGACCAAGAtttcaccaccagccttcaacttctcggccttggtggtggctcCCAACATGAGCTTAACAGCCTGCTTCGCACCCCCAAGCGCCTTGATGTACTTCTTGATCCTGAGCAGCTTGGCAGCAGGCACAGCAGTGGTGGCAAGGAGCTGAACAATGGCGGCAACACATTTGGCAATCTTCCACAGCGAGGCCCTGGCAGCGAGCTCACCCCTCTCGAAGAGGTTCAAGTTCTCCTCAACGGCATCAACATAATCGGTGTCCCGCTTGAGAGCCGTTTCGGGCTCACGGTCTCCGTTGGCAACGAGCCACTGGTGGAGCACTTCATCTCCCTTCTCGAGGATGTCGTCGGGAATGCGCTCAATCTCGGCAAAGAGGTGGTCGAGGGGGAAGTCAAAGTCGCGAGTAAAGTTGAAGTTGGTCGCCCAGGTGGCAGGGGCCTGTGCGCGAGCTTCCAGAACGGCAGGGTCACCCGCGTCGTTCTCAAAGTCGTCGGTGTCAGGGAAAAGGCCATGATTGTCATAGGGGGCGGGGATGGCGGTGACAGTGGCCACAAAGAAAGCGGCAGCAGTGGTGAGGAGTTGGACCTtcatgttgatggttggAAGTCTGAGAGTAAGGTAGTAGTTGACTGTTGCTAAAGGGTTTTCAAAGGATGAGAAAGCTAGATGGTGCTTTGAcagctgttgatgatgagggtgattGTGGAGAATAGACACGGATGAAGTGGCCCCCTTTATACAGTTTTCTGGCTCTTTCATGAACCTATTTGgcctttgctgctgctctcatcctcaccaccacccaaaaaaaTCCCACGTCTCACCTTCTCACCAGGATAATCTTGGAGTTGCTGACCCGACTCTGGGCAACTTCATTAAGCTTCGGTCTCTCAACTTGGCAATCATCAGGGGTCGACTAGGTTATGCAACAAGCAGTCTCTCTATCTCCAAGTACATGCGGCGCAGAACAAGGCTCTGCCCCTGAAATCATGCGGCAGATAGATAATCGGCAACGTGAGCCTTGTCAGACAGGCTGTGGTCTACATCTTtcttggtgaggggggacAAAGGTTGAGCCGTGCCAAGGTAAGCGTTGTGAGTATAGAGATGGAGGGTTACATTAGGCGTGCGGCGTTGGGCGCAGTCGTTGGCCCGAATAAGTCCAGCTGAACTGCAGAAGAAGAGTGTTTGGATGAGCTTGTTTGTGCCACCCCCCGCACTTTGATCTGGCCAAGCACGGTGAGATGTACCTAGATGATCTGCAACAAGTGTATTCCACACGGGTGGTCTGTGGGAGCTCACGGAAGAAGAAATATGGTGAGCATGATGTATCGAGAGAGCAAACTATTACCAAAATGAAAACAAATAGAAAAAGCAATATGCCCTCACAACCTGACCCACTGGGAGCAACCGGTCCTCCCACATGATATTATCGCCGACAATGACAAGCGATGCTGGTTGACGACCTCCAACGGGCAGGCACCGTGCATTGTTCACGATCCAATCAAGGCGGTCGACGTCAGCGTCGGACGGACGTTGTGGGGACAACGTTGAACCGGGCATTGTGGATGAATCAAGCACAGCATTATTTCCGGTTCTTTGAAGGAACTGCTCTGCCattccttctttttgacAGAATCACATTGATATCGGTCACAGTCATAGATGGGTCAGCTTTCTGCCTCTTGCCCCACCGATGGGCAGCCACATCGGGCGGCGGTCGTCGGCGCTGGAATAGCAGGCTTGTGcgccgccatcgccctcCGTCGTGCAGGATGGCATGTCGCCGTGTACGAGAAGAGCAGCTTCAAAAACGAAATTGGTGCGGCCATCACGATAACTCCCAACGCGACCTTGGTTCTGGAACGGTTTGGATTCGACTTTTTGGAACTCGGCGGCGTTCGCAATGAGATGCTCCTGCGCTACGAGGCGAAGAGCTTGTCCCTGCTTCAAAAGGAATACTATGGCCCTGACTCAGGCGCAGAATGGAGTCGCTTTTGGTCAGTTCACAGGGTGGACTTGCACAGCGGGCTCAGAGGGCTAGCGACCCAGACGCAAGACACCACACCAGGGCCACCAGCAGATATCCGATTGGGCCAAGAAATTACGGGAATCGATTGCGAGGCCGGCACAGTCAAACTCAAAGACGGGAGACTGGAGCAGTATGACTTGGTAATAATAGCAGATGGGGCTCATGTAAGTCTGGACTCTTTCACCACGCCCAGAAAGGGAAACTGATCAGCATAGAGCCGCTTAATTGAGGATTTTACCGGGAATCCGTCCACAGTTCACCGTACAGGCCGGTCTATTTACAGATGGCTGGTATCCATGGACGAGGTCAATGCAGATCCTGTACTCCAAAACCTCTACACAGACCCGCAGGGACGTCGGAAAAGCGGCTTCGTGGCTTGGGTTGATCAAGAAACCAGGATACTTTGGGTCAGCTACAAGTGTAGGGGCGGCAAGGTGCTGAACAATGCCGTGGTTCATGACACGCAAAccgatgaaggagaagaggatcTTTGGCAGTCTCCCGTATCACGAGAACAAATCCTCAAGGTGCTTTGCAACTTTCACCCGTCAGTTCAAAACATGGTCTCCATGACGGCCGAGGACGGCATCAAAGCCCACCACCTCTACAAACGGCTTCCACTCCAAAGCTTTGTTCGTGGAAAGactttggtgatgggagaTGCAGCACATGTCATGATGCCCATTCATGCGGCCGGAGCAAGCGTGGCTATCGAGACAGCGGCCACGTTGGAAACACTTTTCGACCTTTCCGGGAGCACATGGACAATGGACAGCCGGCTGGAGATGTTCGACAAGCTCCGAGTGCCCCGATGTAACCTTGCCATGCTTTCTTCCAACGCTGGCCCGGAATGGCTCCACGTTCCGGGTGTGGAGGACGAGATTCGAAAGTACTACTCTGGTCCTCTGCCGCCTGCTGGTGCCATGCCTTATAGCAGTGCGTTTAGGGACGTCTTGTTCAAACACGACGAATACCGAGCCGCAAGAGAGTGCATGGACAAGACAGCCAAGGACTAGGTGGACGAGATGGGAAAGAGACGGAAGACCAGCAGAGACGGATAAACTGCTGCAGGCAAGGAGCTGTGCAGTAGAACAGATGCAAATGACACGAGTTTTGATTGCGCCAGCTCTCTCGGGCTATATCACCCCATTTGCGTGGTCTTGGATGCCAATaccccctcaaactcttATCAGATGAGGAAGTTGTGGGTAAATCAgacatcccccccccccacgTTTTTGTCCTCAAGGTATCCAGGAAATGAGTGAGTGGCGGGTATGTACCTGTGGTCGGGTTGGACAACGAGCTCGCTCTCGGTGATTCGGTGaatgtggtgggaggtgacAACAAGGTGATTTTCCTTCTCAGGCTATGAGGCAACCCTCATTCATCACACTTTGAGTACGACGTTCCAATGACACCCCAAGGGATTCTAGAAGAATTCCCCCCCCACATTGTCAATCCCTATTCGGGCTGCATCCAAGCGAGACTCTCTTGTGCTATCACAAGCTGCACACCTCGACAGTGCCGAGAGACAATGCTGTACCGCTGGCTATATGAAGTGTAAATGTAGCGGAGCTTCTTCGGGTTACCGCCAAGGCGGATTCAACCTTTTATACAGACTCTGGCCCACGAAATGACGGCACGACGCCCGCCGTTCCTGCATGACCCCAGCACAGCGTCCTCGGTAAAATCGGCAGCCTGTCATTTAGCCTCTATCTGGAATCTCACTTGCTTATAACACTGCAAATGCTCCGGATAGTGCCTCACTGTGACGCCCAAGACGTGTAAATTAAGAAAAGAACAGCTTCTGAGCGGGTTCCTGATCTAACAGCCGGCAGCCGAGATGCTTTCTCCAAAAAACCAAGACCGTGAGGTCCCTAACCAGGGCTTGTGGGGTGAAGGGTCAAGAAACGGGGCATGAGGGGGTCGTGGATGAGAGATGAAGCCGAGTGGAAATTGATTATTTACATGAGCTCTCCCATCCCTTGGTCGGGAGTTGCCAACTTGATCCTGCTCCTCGTCCCGCCCCTCTAGACCGACGACAGTGAGCGTGAAACGACAACAAAGATGAAGTCCATGTACATTGGACTGGCAGCAGCTGCCTTGTCGTGGACAGGCGTGCTGGCCAGCGAGAGCAACAATGCCATTCCCAACGAAGCCCTCCTCGCTCGTCGCCCTCGTGTGCTCCAGAGCCGCCACCGAAACGGCACCACTGACTACGCCCAGCTTGGTCTTCGTCAGGAAGGTGGCAGATGCGGAGCGGGAGTTGGACGCTGCCCCGATGGGCAGTGCTGCTCCGACTATGGCTTCTGCGGTTTGACCGTTGACCACTGCCATCCTCTGTTTGACTGTCAAGCCCAGTATGGTGTCTGCGGATGGCCTCCCCCGGTGCCTGCCACCACatcgactcctcctccccccccaacgACCAcgtcaacccccccaccccctcccaccaccacttccaccacttccaccactgctcccccgcctcctcctaCCACTACAAGCAGTGTGGTTGTAATCCCCCCGAGCAGCACCTCATCGACTCCCTCTGTT from Podospora pseudoanserina strain CBS 124.78 chromosome 6, whole genome shotgun sequence carries:
- a CDS encoding hypothetical protein (EggNog:ENOG503P830; COG:S), whose product is MLALREATVADSPRIGVIGRDSFGPTLSRILFPAHLHHLARTDAATEEAEWRAARNTRRIKDGKKTYVVVDKLEDGSEQIVGYAQWETPDSLPPTAKPQTASETEVDVLPPSLDQDALKEIFGLMEVVTEQTLGKEGHSQMWYLMILGVDPTQKRRGIGKMLVKHGLEQAAREKRDAFLIATPEGKYLYSLLGFEQVGEEIALGDVAHYAMLWKRPREEGEEVLN
- a CDS encoding hypothetical protein (COG:C; EggNog:ENOG503NZ0F), giving the protein MGQLSASCPTDGQPHRAAVVGAGIAGLCAAIALRRAGWHVAVYEKSSFKNEIGAAITITPNATLVLERFGFDFLELGGVRNEMLLRYEAKSLSLLQKEYYGPDSGAEWSRFWSVHRVDLHSGLRGLATQTQDTTPGPPADIRLGQEITGIDCEAGTVKLKDGRLEQYDLVIIADGAHSRLIEDFTGNPSTVHRTGRSIYRWLVSMDEVNADPVLQNLYTDPQGRRKSGFVAWVDQETRILWVSYKCRGGKVLNNAVVHDTQTDEGEEDLWQSPVSREQILKVLCNFHPSVQNMVSMTAEDGIKAHHLYKRLPLQSFVRGKTLVMGDAAHVMMPIHAAGASVAIETAATLETLFDLSGSTWTMDSRLEMFDKLRVPRCNLAMLSSNAGPEWLHVPGVEDEIRKYYSGPLPPAGAMPYSSAFRDVLFKHDEYRAARECMDKTAKD
- a CDS encoding hypothetical protein (EggNog:ENOG503P8BY), which codes for MKEPENCIKGATSSVSILHNHPHHQQLSKHHLAFSSFENPLATVNYYLTLRLPTINMKVQLLTTAAAFFVATVTAIPAPYDNHGLFPDTDDFENDAGDPAVLEARAQAPATWATNFNFTRDFDFPLDHLFAEIERIPDDILEKGDEVLHQWLVANGDREPETALKRDTDYVDAVEENLNLFERGELAARASLWKIAKCVAAIVQLLATTAVPAAKLLRIKKYIKALGGAKQAVKLMLGATTKAEKLKAGGEILVNLSAELLGISTVKNNCF
- a CDS encoding hypothetical protein (EggNog:ENOG503NY8Y), which codes for MDHVADRMFRQAERSIDLLMGIVVVLGWYHYHCMRHSQLNNLLCLAESLVSDLGINKRPQVQNEGRMADEKRLLLGVWYLRSSAAMYLQQLTSMPFTSYMRQCLVELDEEEDHDLDEILVYCIKLQYLTERVAVLKTPQPDLPEQQNRERGTAIASSQEYLDKLMREMPSELKTNSVLTTHINTVILRLYEPRPCTGPLRISSPKPRRSRSPTDRNTGGLSLASTIHSSDINTQIRAWFEGWVQGIPAQAYRTLPSNLVFQLLYAVGSLLRSHGAASQPPPSSSTRGDAEVIVILDRLVALCFANFIGGQPQPDMTHFWEALGERHERVCSPSPSVSEHGDDSNVPLTATPATWEQQYRHGSNVFTPPSRVGSAAPDPKLEAVDVDQYQVASLPMMTSNQLHPQSQWDSQTTQTGWDHHTATPQGQMLMVPGAEGVVNPQLWGQDQGTGAYHHSEGGYFMG